Proteins from a genomic interval of Candidatus Binataceae bacterium:
- the gspC gene encoding type II secretion system protein GspC, whose product MSGFNLLERYVLLINLLIGVVIIPYFLALGVTDAAKLYLARNIVPAEMRSRNDSAQSAATAVRGRAAYAAIERRDIFNLAPPPVDAAVENEPLTVKLVGTSQLSSGKPYAIIQNASAEQSVYRVGEMIPDAGQLLEVTANRAVIMHNGHRAAIEIPHDAAGSAQPFAQQPGAFRGAPPVSPGMPLNLRRHAAGVRRLSANRFLLDRSTVSSNLQNMAPLFSQIRAIPNVQNGAANGFRLSEIQPNSIFQQIGLQDGDLLRAINGQPVGDPTKALAMMQSLQNQSSITLSVVRNGSLTQLHYTVR is encoded by the coding sequence ATGTCCGGTTTCAATCTGCTCGAGCGCTACGTTCTGCTGATCAACCTGCTGATTGGCGTGGTGATAATCCCGTATTTTCTCGCGCTCGGCGTGACGGACGCGGCCAAACTTTACCTTGCGCGAAATATTGTGCCAGCGGAAATGCGGTCTCGTAATGACTCCGCACAATCGGCGGCGACGGCGGTGAGGGGACGCGCGGCTTACGCGGCAATCGAACGCCGCGACATCTTTAATCTCGCACCGCCGCCGGTCGATGCGGCGGTCGAGAATGAACCGCTGACGGTCAAGCTCGTCGGCACGTCACAGCTCAGCAGCGGCAAGCCCTACGCGATTATCCAGAACGCCAGCGCCGAGCAATCGGTTTATCGGGTCGGTGAGATGATTCCGGACGCCGGGCAACTGCTGGAGGTGACGGCGAATCGTGCGGTGATAATGCACAACGGGCATCGCGCCGCAATAGAAATCCCGCATGACGCGGCTGGGTCCGCCCAGCCGTTTGCGCAGCAGCCGGGCGCATTCCGCGGAGCGCCGCCGGTTAGTCCCGGAATGCCGCTGAATCTGCGCCGCCATGCTGCGGGAGTCCGGCGGCTGAGCGCAAATCGCTTCTTGCTGGATCGATCAACGGTGAGCAGTAATTTGCAAAATATGGCGCCGCTGTTCAGTCAGATTCGCGCTATACCCAATGTGCAAAACGGCGCCGCCAACGGCTTTCGGCTCTCCGAGATCCAGCCGAATTCGATCTTCCAGCAGATCGGTCTGCAGGACGGCGACCTGCTGAGGGCAATCAATGGGCAGCCGGTCGGCGACCCGACCAAGGCGCTGGCCATGATGCAGTCATTGCAAAATCAGTCGTCAATCACCCTGAGTGTCGTGCGCAACGGCTCGCTGACGCAGCTCCATTACACTGTCCGCTAA
- a CDS encoding polyprenyl synthetase family protein: MKAAAIKVPAAALSDPAHYVRDDLSRAEHRLAGLLDSRESLISEICHYLVDGAGKRLRPLFVMLVYRACGGSDHAVADAIDSAIALELIHSATLLHDDIIDTGMLRRGKPSAYARYGVAGSLIAGDFLFSRAFELCGRFDERLVRTAARACIQLTEGEVMEGRLRHQTAATVDDYLAIITRKTASLFAAGGRVAADLAGATPARIDAMERLGLAVGRAFQMVDDLLDIAGPEEKIGKPVGSDLRAGVLSLPAVIGMNEIPELHAIFANGAVTDNGALARALELMRGPLVMRRAKAMITAEIAGAHQLLDQLDESPYRDGLKLLIEDQIDRES; the protein is encoded by the coding sequence TTGAAAGCTGCCGCAATCAAGGTCCCGGCGGCCGCATTATCCGATCCGGCCCACTACGTCCGCGATGATCTGAGTCGCGCAGAGCATCGGCTCGCCGGCCTGCTCGATTCCCGCGAGTCGCTGATCAGCGAGATCTGCCATTACCTGGTCGACGGCGCGGGCAAGCGTCTGCGGCCGCTGTTCGTGATGCTGGTCTATCGCGCTTGTGGGGGCAGCGATCACGCGGTAGCCGACGCGATCGATTCCGCGATCGCGCTCGAACTTATTCACTCTGCGACCCTGCTGCACGACGACATTATCGATACTGGGATGCTGCGGCGCGGTAAGCCCTCGGCCTATGCGCGCTATGGCGTGGCGGGCTCGCTGATCGCCGGTGATTTTCTTTTCAGCCGGGCCTTCGAGTTATGCGGCCGCTTCGACGAGCGGCTGGTGCGCACGGCCGCCCGCGCCTGCATCCAGCTCACCGAGGGCGAAGTGATGGAAGGCCGGCTGCGCCATCAGACCGCCGCGACCGTGGATGACTATCTCGCGATCATCACCCGCAAGACCGCCTCGCTGTTCGCTGCCGGCGGTCGCGTCGCCGCCGACCTCGCGGGCGCTACGCCTGCGCGCATCGACGCTATGGAACGGCTCGGCCTCGCCGTCGGGCGCGCCTTTCAGATGGTCGATGATCTGCTCGACATCGCCGGCCCCGAGGAGAAGATCGGCAAGCCGGTCGGCTCCGATCTGCGCGCGGGAGTGCTGTCGCTGCCCGCGGTAATCGGGATGAACGAGATTCCTGAATTGCACGCCATCTTCGCCAACGGCGCCGTAACCGATAACGGCGCCTTGGCGCGCGCCCTCGAACTGATGAGGGGCCCCCTCGTGATGCGGCGGGCCAAGGCCATGATTACCGCCGAGATCGCCGGCGCACACCAGCTCCTCGACCAGCTCGACGAGTCCCCCTACCGCGACGGCCTGAAGCTCCTCATCGAAGATCAAATCGATCGCGAAAGCTGA
- a CDS encoding glutamate-cysteine ligase family protein produces the protein MNEPLERKEELVRYFQSGAKPRAQWRVGTEYEKVAVSAASGRALPFSGPRGVEEILRRLVDHYGYEPDDEHGRLIALKGERAPITIEPGGQIELSGEQCDSIHCAHQEFTKHMEQLIEIGHELGATILGLGMQPISRIDEIELLPKDRYRIMYPYMARKGQLGQRMMKQTAGVQANLDYSDEADAMRKLRVSMGIVPLVYAMFANSPLSDGRLNGYQSYRGHIWQDTDRDRSGMLEFVFRDDAGFDDYVEYALDVPMYFLGRDHQYLDLTTPPGLTFRQFMEHGYGKERATLDDWAAHLTTIFTEVRLKKYIEVRTADSQPPLLMLSLPALCKGLLYDNDCLSGAWDLVKRWSFAERLELADAAQKIGLEARAGRIKLQEIALELANVAMVGLARQRNLNERNDDETIYLIHMLDQVRMGHNQASLTIERWKGRWNYDVRRLVEGCSYEAEATL, from the coding sequence ATGAACGAACCGCTGGAACGCAAAGAGGAATTGGTTCGCTATTTCCAGTCGGGCGCGAAGCCGCGCGCGCAGTGGCGGGTTGGCACCGAGTACGAAAAGGTCGCGGTCTCGGCCGCTAGTGGCCGCGCCCTACCCTTCTCGGGTCCGCGCGGCGTCGAGGAGATTCTGCGGCGTCTGGTGGATCATTACGGTTACGAGCCTGACGACGAGCACGGTCGGCTGATCGCACTCAAGGGCGAGCGCGCGCCGATCACAATCGAACCGGGCGGGCAGATCGAACTCTCGGGCGAACAGTGCGACTCAATCCATTGCGCCCATCAGGAGTTCACGAAACATATGGAGCAGTTGATCGAGATCGGCCACGAGCTGGGAGCGACGATCCTCGGCCTCGGGATGCAACCGATCAGCCGGATCGACGAGATCGAACTCCTGCCGAAGGACCGCTATCGCATCATGTATCCTTATATGGCGCGCAAGGGGCAGCTCGGACAGCGGATGATGAAGCAGACCGCGGGCGTTCAGGCTAACCTCGACTATAGCGACGAAGCCGACGCGATGCGCAAACTGCGCGTGAGCATGGGAATCGTGCCGTTGGTCTATGCGATGTTCGCAAATTCGCCACTCTCGGATGGCCGTCTCAACGGCTATCAGAGCTATCGCGGGCATATCTGGCAGGACACCGATCGCGATCGCAGCGGGATGCTCGAATTTGTCTTTCGCGACGATGCCGGGTTCGACGACTATGTCGAGTATGCGCTGGACGTGCCGATGTACTTCCTCGGCCGCGACCACCAGTATCTCGACCTGACGACACCGCCGGGACTGACCTTCCGGCAGTTCATGGAACATGGCTACGGCAAGGAGCGTGCAACCCTCGACGATTGGGCGGCGCACCTCACGACAATTTTCACCGAGGTGCGGTTGAAGAAATATATCGAGGTGCGGACCGCGGACAGTCAGCCGCCGCTGCTGATGCTGTCGCTGCCGGCGCTCTGTAAGGGCCTCCTCTACGATAACGATTGCCTGAGCGGGGCCTGGGATCTGGTCAAACGCTGGTCCTTCGCGGAGCGGCTGGAACTGGCGGACGCGGCGCAAAAAATCGGCCTTGAAGCTCGCGCCGGGCGGATCAAGCTTCAGGAGATAGCGCTCGAACTAGCCAACGTCGCGATGGTTGGCCTGGCGCGGCAACGCAACCTTAACGAACGCAACGACGACGAGACGATCTATCTAATCCATATGCTCGACCAGGTGCGGATGGGTCATAATCAGGCGAGCCTGACGATCGAGCGCTGGAAGGGCCGCTGGAATTACGATGTGCGACGGCTGGTCGAAGGCTGTTCGTATGAGGCCGAGGCGACGCTTTAG
- the cofE gene encoding coenzyme F420-0:L-glutamate ligase yields the protein MASLTLTALEGIPIVREGDNLAELIALALDAMRLTLAHGDILTVCQKIVSKAEGRIVDLTRVEPSEMARKFAARWDKDPRAVELVLRQTSRIVRMDNAVLIVETGPGWVCANAGIDESNSLADDRAILLPEDADASAVRLRAGLKRLTGAQIAVLITDTFGRPWRDGLTEVCLGVAGIDPMLDLRGTADLGGRELHHTVIAIADQIAAAAGLLMPKAGATPAVLVRGYQYQPAEGVSAKALIRPASSDLFR from the coding sequence ATGGCTTCGCTGACGCTGACCGCCCTTGAAGGTATCCCGATAGTGCGGGAGGGCGATAACCTCGCCGAGTTGATTGCCCTTGCGCTCGACGCGATGCGATTGACCCTCGCGCACGGCGACATCCTTACCGTCTGCCAGAAAATCGTCTCGAAGGCCGAAGGCCGGATTGTCGATCTTACTAGGGTCGAGCCGTCTGAGATGGCTCGTAAATTCGCCGCACGCTGGGATAAAGATCCACGCGCGGTTGAGCTGGTTTTGCGCCAGACCAGCCGCATCGTGCGAATGGATAACGCTGTCTTGATCGTCGAAACCGGCCCGGGGTGGGTTTGCGCCAACGCCGGCATCGACGAATCCAACAGCCTCGCCGACGACCGCGCGATTCTGCTGCCCGAAGACGCCGACGCCTCAGCGGTCAGACTCCGCGCCGGGCTCAAGCGGCTAACCGGAGCGCAGATCGCCGTGCTCATTACCGATACCTTCGGCCGGCCCTGGCGCGACGGCCTGACCGAGGTCTGTCTGGGCGTCGCCGGGATCGACCCGATGCTCGATTTGCGCGGCACCGCCGACCTCGGCGGCCGCGAGCTCCACCATACGGTAATTGCAATCGCCGATCAGATCGCCGCCGCCGCCGGCCTCTTGATGCCGAAGGCCGGAGCGACGCCCGCCGTGCTGGTGCGCGGATACCAATATCAGCCGGCCGAGGGCGTCAGCGCCAAAGCCTTGATCCGTCCAGCATCGTCTGACCTTTTTCGCTAG
- the cofD gene encoding 2-phospho-L-lactate transferase gives MGAAKFIRGLVRRFDPRLLNIIVNTGDDEQFYGLHVSPDVDTIIYTLGGVVNRANGWGLADESFHALDALGRFFGKPWFNLGDRDIATHLYRTERLRAGATITEVTAEIARCFGVKSRILPMSDDRVHTHVKLKGKSALPFQEYFVRGRARGAVESIELRGIERAAPAPDVIPTIVRSHAIILAPSNPFVSLGPILQLDGVRDALCSVRDRVAAISPIVGGKPVKGPADKMMRGLGHEVSPLGVARLYRDFAGLFVLDKIDSRYLEPIRDLGLNAIATDTIMGTPARAERLATVVLNALEV, from the coding sequence GTGGGGGCCGCTAAGTTTATCCGCGGGTTGGTCCGCCGCTTCGACCCGCGGCTGCTGAACATCATCGTCAACACGGGAGACGACGAGCAGTTTTACGGACTGCACGTCTCGCCCGACGTTGACACGATCATCTACACGCTCGGCGGCGTCGTGAATCGCGCCAACGGTTGGGGCCTCGCGGACGAGAGTTTCCATGCCCTCGATGCGCTCGGCCGCTTCTTCGGCAAGCCCTGGTTCAATCTGGGCGATCGCGATATCGCGACCCATCTATACCGCACCGAGCGGCTGCGCGCCGGCGCGACCATCACTGAGGTCACAGCGGAAATAGCGCGATGCTTCGGCGTCAAATCGCGCATCTTGCCGATGAGCGACGATCGGGTTCATACCCACGTCAAGCTCAAGGGCAAATCCGCGCTCCCGTTCCAGGAATACTTCGTGCGCGGGCGCGCGCGCGGCGCCGTCGAAAGTATCGAGCTGCGCGGGATCGAACGCGCCGCCCCCGCGCCGGACGTGATTCCCACCATCGTGCGCTCGCACGCGATCATTCTCGCCCCGTCGAATCCCTTCGTCTCGCTCGGACCGATCCTGCAACTCGACGGCGTCCGCGACGCGCTCTGCTCGGTGCGTGACCGTGTCGCCGCGATTAGCCCGATCGTCGGCGGCAAACCGGTCAAGGGGCCGGCCGACAAGATGATGCGCGGTCTCGGCCACGAGGTTTCGCCACTCGGCGTCGCGCGGCTCTACCGGGATTTTGCGGGTCTCTTCGTGCTCGATAAGATCGACAGCCGCTATCTCGAGCCGATTCGCGATCTCGGTCTCAATGCCATCGCGACCGACACCATCATGGGCACACCCGCCCGCGCGGAGCGCCTCGCCACCGTCGTGCTCAACGCACTCGAGGTATAG